Part of the Vibrio penaeicida genome is shown below.
TAAAAAAGAGCATATTTAGCAGCCTACGAACATCAAAACCCGTCAGACTATGAAAATAGAAATTTACGCTTTACGATTTACACTGTAAATCATTGAGTGCAATCGACACTTGCTCACGCAAGTATGCGTCTAGCGCTTTCCTTCCAGTGAAACCGTACAGATTTGAAGTCCTAGACCAAGTTTGATGTTGCAAAAACAAAGTGATCAGCGGATAGAGCGATACTTGGTGAGATTGAGGCAACGTAGAAACCAGCCATTCACTTAAGATGTGACTGATAGACTCTTCGCCATTTCCACCATCAGCGTAGCGAGAAAGCATTCGGAATTGATGATCAGATAATACCTGTGTTTCCGGTTGCCATTGCATAAAAAACTGAGAAATCAATTTCGGCTCAAGTGTGTTTAACTCTTTAGATAGCTGCGAAACAAAGTTTTGTTGCCAATATTGAATGGCATTTCTAAACCAAGATAACTGAGCAATTGGGCACACCATAATGACAGAGTGGCAACCACTGGCTTGATCCCTTGTATTTCCAACTCGAACTACTTGATATTGATTTTCTTGCCAGAAGCGAAGCAATTCATCGGTTGCACCAAAGCTAGTGGACAAGTACTGAATACCATCTATACGAGCATGTAGCTCAGACAACATTTTTGCACCTACCCCCTGTCTTTGAACTTCTGGATGAACCGCGATTCTCATCACCCTCGCACTCTTCTGCTGTGCCGCTTCATCGAACCCTAAATGATTAGCAATACTTGCCGGGACTAAATGCCCTTTTGGTCGCCTTTTACCGCTCACAATACCTGAAATCACGTCCAAAGAAAGATTGCCCTCCCTTATGACGGTGATAACGCCAACCAAGCTGTTGTCCGCAACCGTGAGCCACAATTCGACATTGCTATCATTGAGTATCTGAAATAAATCATTAGGGGTCGTTTGATAATGAGCATTAACCAAAAGACCAAAACAACGTTTAAGAAGGGCTTTGTCTTCAACAAGCTCGTTTTTATTCTGGCGAGATAAAGTGAAATGCTGACTGTCCACTTCCGATGGCATGTTGATTTTCTCAAGATCAGCATCCAATAAAAACGCATCAAACAGCCAAGATTCAACTGGGTCATCTTCCGCCCATCGAATCGGCTGATTCAAAGATATGGAACGCCACCCAGCACGATGTTGTTGCAGCCATTGAGTAAACTTAAGGGTAAACCCTCGACCGCATCCTTCATATCCATGTACGGTGGTCGAGAAGACCATTCGGTGATACCGCTCAGTCATTTGAATAAGAAGAGGAATAGGAACCGCCGATGCTTCGTCCACAATCAGTAAATCGCAATCTGGTAACGTCGATAGCAATTCATCAGGAGCAATAAATCGCAAACTGCTCCCGTTTGCCTTTTCTACAATATGCTTGGTAATGCGAGCTTCGAGACCAAGTTGTCGTTGAGCATGTTCAAATATAGGTGCGATAGCGCTTGTCGAAGGTGCCGTAACAAGAATCTCAACTTTACGGGTCAGCATCATTTTTGCTGCCGCAATACCAATTGCAGAAGACTTCCCTCTCCCTCTGTCTGCTGTCATAACAAGTGGTCGTTTTCGCTTTCCTGTTAACACTTTTTGAACGGCATCAATCGCCTTTCGTTGGTCTGCGTATTGAAGAGTACTCGCTTTAGGCATTTTTTCAGGAAGTGCCGGTATCTCGACTGATGGACCTATTTTTATCACACTTGCCACGTGGGCTTTCAACCAACGTGCACCTAAATTATTCTCCAATTTATGAAGGTTAATTAAGAAAACAACTCCGCCACCCACAACAGCACCGCAAGCTGCGGTAAAACTGTTGGCATCGAATCCGTCAGTGCAATCGTAGATAAGCGCTCTCATTTCAGAGCCGAGTAATTTCGTTCCGTACTTAAAGGGTTTTGTAGTGGCTCCGAGGAACGGATTCCCTCCAAGTTTGTACACATTTCCTTGGTTTGAGGTTATGTCGTCGTGGCTAGAGGATATGTTTTCAACCGCTGGATTTAGTGTTGTTTCGACCCACTCCTCATCCCCTGACATCTCCACCAAATAGCGATGTTTATTGTGATTGGCAATGTCAAAAAGCTGGATAATGAAGTCCGAATGGGTCACGTAAAACCTGCATCAAATAATCTGAGAATGAGGGCATGGTATCAGTGATCCAGCGGCAAGCTCAAGAAGGCAAAGATGGAAAGAGCTCCCTATTGCGCGTTCCTAATTGCAAAAGAAAAAAGCCGCTTAACAAAGCGGCTTTTCGAAACAAGAATAAACAACGGTTCTCTAAGAGAGTTTTTCCTGCAAAAAGGCTAATATTTCATCCATCGTTTGGTTATCGACCTTTTTCATATTCAAAGATAGTGCATTGCCTTTTCTAGTGTAGCTTACGCGACCTTTCACTAAATCCACTTTTTCAGAGCTTGCTGCTTTCTTACTTGGAGACAGTTCTTCGATCCAAGCTTCAAG
Proteins encoded:
- a CDS encoding tRNA(Met) cytidine acetyltransferase TmcA, with protein sequence MTHSDFIIQLFDIANHNKHRYLVEMSGDEEWVETTLNPAVENISSSHDDITSNQGNVYKLGGNPFLGATTKPFKYGTKLLGSEMRALIYDCTDGFDANSFTAACGAVVGGGVVFLINLHKLENNLGARWLKAHVASVIKIGPSVEIPALPEKMPKASTLQYADQRKAIDAVQKVLTGKRKRPLVMTADRGRGKSSAIGIAAAKMMLTRKVEILVTAPSTSAIAPIFEHAQRQLGLEARITKHIVEKANGSSLRFIAPDELLSTLPDCDLLIVDEASAVPIPLLIQMTERYHRMVFSTTVHGYEGCGRGFTLKFTQWLQQHRAGWRSISLNQPIRWAEDDPVESWLFDAFLLDADLEKINMPSEVDSQHFTLSRQNKNELVEDKALLKRCFGLLVNAHYQTTPNDLFQILNDSNVELWLTVADNSLVGVITVIREGNLSLDVISGIVSGKRRPKGHLVPASIANHLGFDEAAQQKSARVMRIAVHPEVQRQGVGAKMLSELHARIDGIQYLSTSFGATDELLRFWQENQYQVVRVGNTRDQASGCHSVIMVCPIAQLSWFRNAIQYWQQNFVSQLSKELNTLEPKLISQFFMQWQPETQVLSDHQFRMLSRYADGGNGEESISHILSEWLVSTLPQSHQVSLYPLITLFLQHQTWSRTSNLYGFTGRKALDAYLREQVSIALNDLQCKS